Within the Elusimicrobiaceae bacterium genome, the region CTGTTACGGCATAGGCGTATCGCGCATAGTGGCCGCGGCGATCGAGCAGTGCCACGACAAAAACGGCATCATCTGGCCCGCTCCACTCGCGCCGTTCGATATAAGCCTTATCTCCATTTCCACACCCGACACGCCGGAAGTGGAAGTTGAGGCCGGCAGGATTTACGGGCTTGTTCATCAGGCCGGGCTTACCGCGCTGTGGGATGACCGGGACGAACGGCCCGGCGTGAAGTTTAAAGACGCCGATCTGCTCGGCCTGCCGGTGCGTATTGTTGTCAGTTCCAAAACTCTCAAGGACGGCGAAGTGGAATTCAAACGCCGCACCGAAGAGGGGTTCGGGGCGCGCTGGAAACTGGCGGAACTGGCGGCTAAGCTGGCTGAACTCAGGCGTTCAGTCTGATTTTAAGCGGGATTCGGGATCCGACGCCTGGCCCGGAATTGTGACGTGTGATCAAAGTCACAAACTGCCGTGTAGTTATTTTGGTGTAAGTTTGCTATAATATATGTGTGAGGCATGGATGAGGGGTTTTTAGAGAGGATTCATGCGGAGGGACAGCGGGCGCCATATTGGCGCCCGCATTTTTTATAAAAAGCTGTCCGCGCGGCAAAATTCCGGGTGCCTTTTGAATTGACCCTTTATAAAGAAATATGCTATCCTAATTTGCGTGGCGGAGTGGCTTGTCAAAAGCCACTCTTTTTTTAAGCCTGCCGTGGTTGTGGAACCCGCGGGCCGGCGTTCAGGAATGGAATATGGCAGATAACTCTAAAATAGAACAGGCGCTGGCGCCCGTTTTCAAGCAGAACGGTATCGAGCTGGTGGATATAGTTGTAAGCAGAACCGGCCGCAAGCCGACGCTCCAGTTTTTTATTGATAAACTGGAGGGTGCGATCAATGTTGAGGATTGCGCGCGCATGAGCGGAAAAATAGAAGGCGTGCTTGATATGGAGGAGTTTTTCCCGCAGGGATACATAATAGAAGTGTCATCGCCGGGCATTAACCGGCCGCTAAAGAAGCCCGCCCATTACCTGCGGTTTGCCGGAGAGCGGGCAAAAGTGGTTTTGCGCGAAATGGTGGAGAACAGGGCGGTT harbors:
- a CDS encoding ribosome maturation factor RimP, yielding MADNSKIEQALAPVFKQNGIELVDIVVSRTGRKPTLQFFIDKLEGAINVEDCARMSGKIEGVLDMEEFFPQGYIIEVSSPGINRPLKKPAHYLRFAGERAKVVLREMVENRAVFTGVIESADDAQFTLFDGTSRFTFKYDRVKKAVLDPVVEF